In Gopherus flavomarginatus isolate rGopFla2 chromosome 1, rGopFla2.mat.asm, whole genome shotgun sequence, a single genomic region encodes these proteins:
- the SPICE1 gene encoding spindle and centriole-associated protein 1 isoform X2, protein MSLVRVTRPRAPGNKPPKAKKKKPPPPKRDWDNTVHDLTVHRATPEDMVRRHEIHKSKNKALVHVELQERALKRKWKKQRQGAPDSLEKRKLALMREILSDQYQLQDVLERSDQAMAVVKDLFGDAPHRHTGFPNVTMAPHCDLESSQGPIVQKSDPPTQLSILSESIMDPQALNEVEGEGSSNCQSEDSVNEQDVSLHFKSNVDIHRLLHLLKEENAAGASQLWAEKQLRTPPPSQKANVAVTPTTALPSSGAAALNATRVVQRVHSRLQNEDEEQTSDSSYTVRQVLNPNPRKQKQVSTKAKRNHTAQMASKQRRNDSLANAVSFELPSGNKSSLDVLNRMIHEVEHEMEEYERWTGREVQRMQNGHGLTGFTVSLVNTLCRLMRYLKEGEMQLRQEATMRQQLEGMLHEHRALIDALTTEILLVREENAAIQKRLQQYMVVTDEQLISLTQAFKSLPVTDPNRGQSPTDFGVTVNSQEKPALYSTVPRTDIFRRENTLVFSQEELPVKLPQWSSPPDIVVAGSSLPAHMFQPAVLLSPPRQKSIQEFSPLQNALKKTVNTYPASHFSPSMETTVREPNWQKNSSSSVGTQNTNEENRLLTQRWRIPPSHKDLESSLPSDGQQGRSTLSPVDRWAMVGSEDEQKPSAPEEHTQSNDLLGQIAELTLQNSVIKAQLSKFRDRSQEAGDGLHQPVTKQNMNTSSGSAMEGQTFPEVPKSLEERIAELNRQSAEARGKLLQLIDQQKLATVNPISPPVSPVLPPHINWTENEKRTIEVSVPVAETMDSSKGDTPSPASGTSVRRSTGASSKTCSTLSTTSGSMKLTPVNQRTKALGL, encoded by the exons ATGTCCCTGGTGCGGGTGACGCGCCCCCGCGCCCCGGGGAATAAGCCGCCGAAGGCGAAGAAGAAGAAGCCTCCGCCCCCTAAGCGGGACTGGGAC AACACTGTCCATGATTTAACAGTGCATCGTGCAACTCCTGAAGACATG GTGCGGCGTCATGAGATACACAAGTCAAAGAACaaagcactggtgcatgtggagCTACAAGAGAGAGCATTGAAGAGAAAATGGAAGAAGCAGAGGCAGGGGGCTCCTGATTCCCTAGAGAAAAGGAAGCTGGCCCTCATGCGAGAG ATTCTCTCTGATCAGTATCAGCTGCAAGATGTGTTGGAGAGATCTGATCAAGCCATGGCTGTGGTGAAAGACCTGTTTGGCGATGCTCCTCACAGGCATACAG GTTTCCCTAATGTAACAATGGCTCCTCATTGTGACCTGGAATCCTCTCAAGGTCCCATTGTACAAAAAAGTGATCCTCCCACACAGCTTTCCATCCTTAGTGAATCTATCATGGATCCCCAG GCTCTCAATGAAGTAGAAGGGGAGGGTTCCTCCAACTGTCAATCAGAGGACAGTGTGAATGAACAGGATGTGTCTTTGCACTTCAAGTCCAACGTTGACATACACAG GCTACTCCACTtactgaaagaagaaaatgctgctGGGGCTTCCCAGCTATGGGCTGAGAAGCAACTGAGAACACCTCCCCCATCACAGAAAGCAAATGTAGCTGTGACTCCAACAACTGCTTTGCCATCATCAGGAGCTGCAG ccCTCAATGCTACCAGAGTAGTCCAGAGAGTCCATTCAAGGCTTCAGAATGAAGATGAAGAGCAGACTTCAGATTCCTCTTACACTGTGAGACAGGTGCTGAACCCAAACCCAAGAAAGCAAAAGCAAGTTTCAACAAAAG CGAAAAGAAATCATACTGCACAGATGGCTTCCAAACAGAGAAGAAATGATTCTCTTGCTAATGCAGTTTCCTTCGAACTCCCAAGTGGCAATAAATCCAGCTTGGATGTCCTGAATCGCATGATTCACGAAGTGGAGCATGAAATGGAGGAATATGAGCGATGGACAGGCCGTGAAGTACAGAGAATGCAAAACGGTCATGGCCTCACAGGGTTCACCGTGTCACTGGTGAACACACTCTGTCGTCTGATGCGCTACCTCAAGGAG ggTGAGATGCAGCTGCGTCAGGAAGCAACAATGAGGCAGCAGCTTGAGGGGATGCTGCATGAACACAGAGCACTGATTGATGCTCTGACAACTGAAATCCTTCTGGTCAGAGAAGAAAATGCTGCCATACAG AAAAGACTTCAGCAATATATGGTGGTAACAGATGAACAGTTGATTTCACTCACTCAGGCATTCAAAAGCCTCCCTGTAACAGATCCTAACAGAGGGCAAAGTCCAACAGATTTTGGAGTTACAGTCAACAGTCAAG AGAAACCTGCATTATACTCTACTGTGCCCAGGACCGATATTTTCAGAAGGGAGAACACACTTGTATTCTCACAGGAGGAGCTGCCTGTGAAACTTCCCCAGTGGTCAAGTCCCCCAGACATTGTAGTGGCGGGCAGCAGTTTGCCAGCTCATATGTTCCAGCCTGCAGTATTGTTATCTCCACCTAGACAGAAAAGTATCCAGGAATTCTCCCCTCTTCAGAATG CATTGAAGAAGACAGTTAACACATATCCTGCATCCCACTTCTCTCCATCTATGGAAACCACTGTGAGAGAGCCAAACTGGCAAAAGAACTCATCTTCCTCTGTGGGAACTCAGAACACTAATGAAGAGAATCGACTACTCACGCAGAGGTGGCGAATTCCTCCTTCGCACAAAGACTTGGAGAGTTCTTTACCTTCAGATGGGCAGCAAGGAAGAAGCACCTTGTCCCCAGTGGACAGATGGGCCATGGTTGGCTCTGAGGATGAGCAGAAGCCCAGTGCACCTGAGGAGCACACTCAAAGCAATGATCTGCTAGGACAGATAGCTGAGCTAACACTACAGAACTCTGTTATCAAAGCTCAGCTGAGCAAATTCAGAGATCGTTCTCAAGAGGCAGGGGATGGCCTGCATCAGCCAGTTACAAAGCAAAATATGAACACTAGTTCAGGATCAGCCATGGAGGGACAG ACTTTCCCAGAAGTACCAAAGAGCTTGGAGGAACGAATAGCAGAGCTGAACCGCCAAAGTGCAGAAGCCCGTGGTAAACTGCTGCAGCTGATAGACCAGCAAAAACTAGCCACTGTCAATCCTATCTCTCCCCCAGTATCGCCTGTTTTACCTCCCCACATAAATTGGACTG
- the SPICE1 gene encoding spindle and centriole-associated protein 1 isoform X1, with product MSLVRVTRPRAPGNKPPKAKKKKPPPPKRDWDNTVHDLTVHRATPEDMVRRHEIHKSKNKALVHVELQERALKRKWKKQRQGAPDSLEKRKLALMREILSDQYQLQDVLERSDQAMAVVKDLFGDAPHRHTGFPNVTMAPHCDLESSQGPIVQKSDPPTQLSILSESIMDPQALNEVEGEGSSNCQSEDSVNEQDVSLHFKSNVDIHRLLHLLKEENAAGASQLWAEKQLRTPPPSQKANVAVTPTTALPSSGAAALNATRVVQRVHSRLQNEDEEQTSDSSYTVRQVLNPNPRKQKQVSTKAKRNHTAQMASKQRRNDSLANAVSFELPSGNKSSLDVLNRMIHEVEHEMEEYERWTGREVQRMQNGHGLTGFTVSLVNTLCRLMRYLKEGEMQLRQEATMRQQLEGMLHEHRALIDALTTEILLVREENAAIQKRLQQYMVVTDEQLISLTQAFKSLPVTDPNRGQSPTDFGVTVNSQEKPALYSTVPRTDIFRRENTLVFSQEELPVKLPQWSSPPDIVVAGSSLPAHMFQPAVLLSPPRQKSIQEFSPLQNALKKTVNTYPASHFSPSMETTVREPNWQKNSSSSVGTQNTNEENRLLTQRWRIPPSHKDLESSLPSDGQQGRSTLSPVDRWAMVGSEDEQKPSAPEEHTQSNDLLGQIAELTLQNSVIKAQLSKFRDRSQEAGDGLHQPVTKQNMNTSSGSAMEGQTFPEVPKSLEERIAELNRQSAEARGKLLQLIDQQKLATVNPISPPVSPVLPPHINWTENEKRTIEVSVPVAETMDSSKGDTPSPASGTSVRRSTGASSKTCSTLSTTSGSMKLTPVNQRTKVERQREEGWFALSMNIM from the exons ATGTCCCTGGTGCGGGTGACGCGCCCCCGCGCCCCGGGGAATAAGCCGCCGAAGGCGAAGAAGAAGAAGCCTCCGCCCCCTAAGCGGGACTGGGAC AACACTGTCCATGATTTAACAGTGCATCGTGCAACTCCTGAAGACATG GTGCGGCGTCATGAGATACACAAGTCAAAGAACaaagcactggtgcatgtggagCTACAAGAGAGAGCATTGAAGAGAAAATGGAAGAAGCAGAGGCAGGGGGCTCCTGATTCCCTAGAGAAAAGGAAGCTGGCCCTCATGCGAGAG ATTCTCTCTGATCAGTATCAGCTGCAAGATGTGTTGGAGAGATCTGATCAAGCCATGGCTGTGGTGAAAGACCTGTTTGGCGATGCTCCTCACAGGCATACAG GTTTCCCTAATGTAACAATGGCTCCTCATTGTGACCTGGAATCCTCTCAAGGTCCCATTGTACAAAAAAGTGATCCTCCCACACAGCTTTCCATCCTTAGTGAATCTATCATGGATCCCCAG GCTCTCAATGAAGTAGAAGGGGAGGGTTCCTCCAACTGTCAATCAGAGGACAGTGTGAATGAACAGGATGTGTCTTTGCACTTCAAGTCCAACGTTGACATACACAG GCTACTCCACTtactgaaagaagaaaatgctgctGGGGCTTCCCAGCTATGGGCTGAGAAGCAACTGAGAACACCTCCCCCATCACAGAAAGCAAATGTAGCTGTGACTCCAACAACTGCTTTGCCATCATCAGGAGCTGCAG ccCTCAATGCTACCAGAGTAGTCCAGAGAGTCCATTCAAGGCTTCAGAATGAAGATGAAGAGCAGACTTCAGATTCCTCTTACACTGTGAGACAGGTGCTGAACCCAAACCCAAGAAAGCAAAAGCAAGTTTCAACAAAAG CGAAAAGAAATCATACTGCACAGATGGCTTCCAAACAGAGAAGAAATGATTCTCTTGCTAATGCAGTTTCCTTCGAACTCCCAAGTGGCAATAAATCCAGCTTGGATGTCCTGAATCGCATGATTCACGAAGTGGAGCATGAAATGGAGGAATATGAGCGATGGACAGGCCGTGAAGTACAGAGAATGCAAAACGGTCATGGCCTCACAGGGTTCACCGTGTCACTGGTGAACACACTCTGTCGTCTGATGCGCTACCTCAAGGAG ggTGAGATGCAGCTGCGTCAGGAAGCAACAATGAGGCAGCAGCTTGAGGGGATGCTGCATGAACACAGAGCACTGATTGATGCTCTGACAACTGAAATCCTTCTGGTCAGAGAAGAAAATGCTGCCATACAG AAAAGACTTCAGCAATATATGGTGGTAACAGATGAACAGTTGATTTCACTCACTCAGGCATTCAAAAGCCTCCCTGTAACAGATCCTAACAGAGGGCAAAGTCCAACAGATTTTGGAGTTACAGTCAACAGTCAAG AGAAACCTGCATTATACTCTACTGTGCCCAGGACCGATATTTTCAGAAGGGAGAACACACTTGTATTCTCACAGGAGGAGCTGCCTGTGAAACTTCCCCAGTGGTCAAGTCCCCCAGACATTGTAGTGGCGGGCAGCAGTTTGCCAGCTCATATGTTCCAGCCTGCAGTATTGTTATCTCCACCTAGACAGAAAAGTATCCAGGAATTCTCCCCTCTTCAGAATG CATTGAAGAAGACAGTTAACACATATCCTGCATCCCACTTCTCTCCATCTATGGAAACCACTGTGAGAGAGCCAAACTGGCAAAAGAACTCATCTTCCTCTGTGGGAACTCAGAACACTAATGAAGAGAATCGACTACTCACGCAGAGGTGGCGAATTCCTCCTTCGCACAAAGACTTGGAGAGTTCTTTACCTTCAGATGGGCAGCAAGGAAGAAGCACCTTGTCCCCAGTGGACAGATGGGCCATGGTTGGCTCTGAGGATGAGCAGAAGCCCAGTGCACCTGAGGAGCACACTCAAAGCAATGATCTGCTAGGACAGATAGCTGAGCTAACACTACAGAACTCTGTTATCAAAGCTCAGCTGAGCAAATTCAGAGATCGTTCTCAAGAGGCAGGGGATGGCCTGCATCAGCCAGTTACAAAGCAAAATATGAACACTAGTTCAGGATCAGCCATGGAGGGACAG ACTTTCCCAGAAGTACCAAAGAGCTTGGAGGAACGAATAGCAGAGCTGAACCGCCAAAGTGCAGAAGCCCGTGGTAAACTGCTGCAGCTGATAGACCAGCAAAAACTAGCCACTGTCAATCCTATCTCTCCCCCAGTATCGCCTGTTTTACCTCCCCACATAAATTGGACTG